From Heteronotia binoei isolate CCM8104 ecotype False Entrance Well chromosome 3, APGP_CSIRO_Hbin_v1, whole genome shotgun sequence, a single genomic window includes:
- the CEP126 gene encoding centrosomal protein of 126 kDa gives MEPGSGAGGSSYSGGRNVAYYSSFARAASAGGRAAEGRAEAKSATPGWRRSPSDSALSRVTSRRALSAFAPSSTNLRIFLERDLSKERHELLKDQRRIHNRARKHSLETNKRRRALEEKWKEEEEKEQRFREQILLQRKLKLQEATEKFLRGHLPYAQRKRAVERKPEPKLDEAFEKIQITGLQLPLYRGDGRTTDTASLALKNGPFQWKQNTGKTGGDKIMEENDSTSPNRDQLNFQKNLEEMQQRQQEQHFSNLQTFHQEVKEIANSESTKSPDSLEAGEQIESFATPSDDSSGSAQVDPTLYNSQESHAKNRSFSDYDNMTFSKNQHVNNWLMNLNTSDIQRTTPFRDILTKYNVLIPEEQVCDPGQKPSFPSTSEQKESKKCTSDDNLALMQNKRGEKCSPLKNPSSGAVSTEDMLVTDKPALKFSKAWAPPDPAPVGLVSEKHSEVLQNNRAALAQPLNPIAATPIVLPTGQWSPTTTNNNSFSANNRQKGKDVHTAKCTEDIDCATGAEMEKYLNDINNEASLSEETCKNNLDQQNDSVPYGDLAANLPDHDHQQNDNDKRKEVKLPKSILKKESKYEPYTSFKAVVVNRGIRFGNRPLSAIRDSVELAKTKGKDADVPKNYKKLRWFDEINRVQETNNGEKCLEQNIIEIPQALSQSSGFPIKATTSRTDLRSIPSYIISTAVLENGQDNSQASTKLAASRGLERNNETLNPFESTRYHIAKQAWMTSKGDEIKPPLCTGDLKNPKGNPRKGRAKMIKRPKSAKAPSTFTPKTRKGAIIRPQSASEATNILKTQGKGIAPHPPYKSVADERMDQNGSSLSNEGQDLNRDTTEDPSLQNATKPSEAPPGIVACDPLLCQSANTAQLVAQDNNVTKRSPTYSENGLCLDYTTTDEEIKLLWQGVHSVLTQKDGAAGDSKHYSVHRNNSSNGDLQLSRTSVPHITIDGGNLINALNPGLRVNGFFSSQPSTAVARRKQHNDSIENKRRALLEQRRKMAGSAGWKSPYIGQTSTQAMKLGPSQSASEPVHAMGGAGHADKVSDSTTQFLLAEHLANTAATESEILTYLDTAQQSKPTVVLNRPPQPGMSALSLEEHKVLQSLDRLNQRLQNVQETINQNPSCTSIIQTICPLITPSSHVDVMPSVQRCKNILADARTLTQRKY, from the exons AGCACTTgaagaaaaatggaaggaagaggaagaaaaagaacaaagatTTAGAGAACAGATTTTACTGCAACGGAAACTGAAACTCCAGGAAGCAACTGAGAAGTTCCTGCGGGGTCATCTTCCATATGCACAGCGAAAGAGAGCAG TGGAGAGAAAACCAGAACCTAAATTGGATGAGGCTTTTGAGAAAATTCAAATAACTGGATTACAGTTGCCATTATACAGAGGCGATGGCAG AACTACTGACACAGCTTCCTTGGCACTCAAAAATGGCCCTTTTCAGTGGAAACAAAATACGGGGAAAACTGGTGGTGATAAAATAATGGAGGAAAATGATAGCACCAGTCCAAATAGAGACCAGCTTAATTTCCAGAAAAATCTGGAGGAAATGCAGCAGCGCCAGCAAGAACAGCATTTCAGCAATCTTCAG ACTTTTCATCAAGAAGTGAAGGAAATAGCCAATTCAGAAAGCACTAAGAGTCCAGACAGCCTTGAAGCCGGCGAACAAATCGAAAGCTTTGCAACGCCCAGTGATGATTCTTCTGGGTCTGCACAGGTGGACCCTACATTATACAATTCACAGGAATCACATGCTAAAAACAGAAGTTTCTCTGATTATGATAACATGACTTTTTCTAAAAATCAACATGTAAATAATTGGCTCATGAATTTAAATACCTCAGATATCCAAAGAACCACTCCTTTTCGTGACATTTTAACTAAATACAATGTTCTAATTCCTGAGGAGCAGGTTTGTGATCCTGGTCAGAAGCCCTCCTTTCCAAGTACATCTGAACAAAAAGAGTCCAAGAAATGTACTTCTGATGATAATCTAGCCTTAATGCAAAATAAAAGAGGTGAGAAATGCTCTCCATTGAAGAATCCATCTTCAGGAGCAGTTAGCACAGAGGATATGTTAGTTACAGATAAACCTGCACTCAAATTTAGCAAAGCCTGGGCTCCCCCTGATCCAGCTCCAGTTGGTTTAGTATCAGAGAAGCATTCTGAAGTTCTCCAGAATAACAGGGCAGCATTGGCACAGCCCCTCAATCCAATTGCTGCAACACCTATAGTCTTACCTACTGGACAGTGGAGTCCCACCACCACTAACAATAATAGCTTCTCTGCAAATAACCGGCAGAAGGGAAAAGACGTTCACACAGCAAAGTGTACTGAAGATATAGATTGTGCAACAGGTGCTGAAATGGAGAAATACTTAAATGATATTAACAATGAAGCATCTTTGTCTGAAGAGACATGTAAAAACAACCTTGATCAACAGAATGACAgtgtaccctatggagaccttGCAGCTAATTTACCTGACCATGACCATCAGCAGAATGATAACGATAAGAGAAAAGAAGTGAAATTGCCAAAAAGCATTTTGAAGAAAGAATCTAAATATGAGCCTTATACTAGTTTCAAAGCAGTGGTTGTAAACAGAGGGATCAGATTCGGGAATCGGCCTTTATCTGCTATTAGAGACAGTGTTGAACTGGctaaaacaaaagggaaagatGCAGATGTTCCAAAGAACTATAAAAAGCTTAGATGGTTTGATGAAATTAACAGAGTACAAGAAACAAACAATGGTGAAAAGTGTTTAGAGCAAAATATCATTGAAATACCTCAGGCACTATCCCAGTCTTCTGGTTTTCCCATTAAAGCCACAACTTCTAGAACAGATCTTAGAAGCATTCCATCTTACATTATTAGTACTGCTGTTCTAGAAAATGGGCAAGATAATTCTCAGGCATCAACCAAGCTTGCTGCTTCCAGAGGCTTAGAGAGAAATAATGAGACACTGAATCCTTTTGAATCTACAAGGTATCACATTGCTAAACAGGCGTGGATGACATCAAAAGGTGACGAAATTAAACCTCCTCTCTGTACTGGTGACCTTAAAAATCCAAAAGGTAACCCACGCAAAGGTAGAGCAAAAATGATTAAAAGACCAAAATCTGCCAAAGCCCCTTCAACTTTTACCCCCAAAACCCGAAAGGGTGCCATTATCCGACCACAGTCTGCCAGCGAAGCCACCAATATTCTGAAAACTCAGGGCAAAGGCATTGCACCTCATCCACCTTACAAATCTGTAGCAGACGAAAGGATGGATCAAAATGGAAGCTCACTTTCAAATGAAGGTCAGGATTTGAATAGAGACACTACAGAAGACCCTTCCCTTCAAAACGCTACGAAACCTTCTGAAGCTCCTCCTGGTATAGTCGCGTGTGATCCTTTGCTTTGCCAATCGGCAAATACTGCTCAATTGGTTGCACAGGACAATAATGTTACAAAAAGAAGCCCCACATACTCAGAAAATGGATTGTGTTTGGATTACACTACAACTGATGAAGAAATCAAGCTTTTGTGGCAAGGAGTGCACAGTGTACTCACCCAGAAGGATGGGGCTGCTG gGGATTCCAAGCATTACTCTGTACATCGCAATAATTCGAGCAATGGGGACTTGCAGCTCAGTAGAACGAGTGTACCCCACATCACTATCGATGGTGGCAATCTGATAAATGCTTTGAATCCAGGTCTTAGGGTGAAtggatttttttcttctcagCCAAGCA CTGCTGTTGCAAGACGAAAACAACATAACGATAGTATTGAAAATAAGCGCAGGGCTCTTTTAGAACAGAGAAGAAAAATGGCAGGCTCAGCAGGATGGAAGTCCCCTTACATTGGACAG ACCTCAACACAAGCCATGAAGTTAGGACCGTCTCAGTCTGCTTCTGAGCCAGTGCATGCCATGGGCGGCGCAGGTCATGCTGACAAAG TTTCAGACAGCACCACCCAATTTCTGCTAGCAGAACACTTAGCAAACACTGCAGCTACGGAAAGTGAAATTCTGACTTATTTGGACACAGCCCAGCAGTCCAAACCAACTGTGGTGCTAAACAGACCCCCGCAGCCAGGAATGAGTGCACTCTCTCTTGAAGAGCACAAAGTACTTCAGTCTCTAGACCGCCTCAATCAAAGGCTGCAAA ATGTCCAAGAAACCATTAACCAAAATCCATCCTGTACAAGCATTATACAAACCATTTGCCCTTTG ATTACACCTTCCTCTCATGTGGACGTCATGCCATCTGTACAAAGGTGTAAGAACATATTAGCTGATGCTCGAACTCTTACACAGAGAAAATACTGA